Part of the Bacteriovorax sp. BAL6_X genome, AGATGAGTCTCGACCTCCAAAAGAAAATACAATCAAGAGAAATTTCTTAGCACCAACTGATTTTAATTATGATCTGAGCGTTGGGACTTATAATGTGATGGAAATTGTAAAAGATGAAATCATCACAAATCACCTTAAAGTAAAGTTTGATGGTGAAGATTTTGAACAAGACGATATTTCATATATCACTGTTATTGAAAGATACGGCCAAAATAGAAAGCCTAGCCTAGGTCTTGTTAAAGGGATGGGCCTTACTCGTGGTGCGATTGCTTCGAGTGTTGCTCACGATTCTCACAATATTGTTGTCATCGGAAAAACTCCACAGGATATCGCAACTGCCGCAAATGAGGTCATTGAAAATGCAGGTGGTTTCTGTGTTGTTGATAAGGGGAGAGTAACAGCTTCTCTGTCTCTTCCGATTGCTGGTCTTTTGAGCCTAGAATCTGCTGAGACAATCAATGAAGGAATCATTCAGTTAAAAGCTGCCTGTAAAGAAATTGAAGTGGCCGTAAGTGAGCCTTTCATTCAGATGGCATTCTTAGCTCTTCCTGTAATCCCTACCCTTAAGATTACAGATATGGGACTTGTGGATGTGACAAAATTCGAATTTATTGATCTAAAATGTGAAGAAGCTTAATAAAATTTGGGAATTAATTCCTGGTTGGTTATTTCTTACAATCATAGTGGGAGTCGCAGTTATATTCTTAAACCCAATAATGGAGATATTGCAAAAAAGAGTCGTTCAAGTAGAACAAGATAAGCTGAGAAACGATGCGGATAAGATATGTTTTAGTGACAATTTTTCTCGTGGACGTCAACTTCAGGGGTGTCTTGACGGCAGAAAACTTGCCAAGTTAGACAATAAAAAACAGCTAGAGTTAAAGTATATTGAACACCTATGCGCCATCGATGATGCTTCTTCATGCTATGAGTTAAGCCAGATCAAAAAAAAATTATTATCGCTAAGCGATTACAAAAGCCTATTAAATAGGGCCTGTCGGCAAGGTCGCGGTGGAGATATGCTGGCGTGTGGAAAGCTTGGGAAGTTGATTAAGTCTGAATCCCCTGTACTTTCAAAAAAATACCAAGACTACGCTTGCGCAACTGGTCATAAAAAGTATTGTCTTTAGTTACGACAGCGCCACTATTTCTTTCCAATTCCGTTAAATTATGGTTAAATTCCGTTTCACTTAAGATTTATAACTAGATGAAAATACGAGGTTGATAATGGCAACTGTTCTTAAGCCTAAGAAAAAGTACACTTGGAAAAACACAGATAAAGCAACACTTAAGCAGTGGTATGAACTACTGAGCCTTGGACGTATGTTAGATGATCGTGCGCCAAACTATCTTAAGCAAGCAATTGGTTGGTCTTACCACGCTCCATATGCTGGACACGATGGAATCCAACTAGCAATCGGTCAAACTTTCGAACTTGGAAAGGATCACTTATTTCCATACTACCGTGATATGTTAACGGCATTCTCAGCGGGACTTTCTGCAGAAGAGATCCTATTAAATGGTATCTCTAAAGCAACTGACCTTGCTTCTGGCGGACGTCACATGTCTAACCACTTTGCAAAGCCGGAGTGGAATATTCATAACGTATCTTCTTGTACTGGTAACCACACGCTACACGCTGTAGGGACTGCTAGAGCATTTAATCGTTATAAGCACGATGGTGTTGTTTACTCTTCACAAGGTGAGTCTTCAGTTTCTGAAGGTTACTGTTATGAAGCAATTAACGGAGCTTCTCGTGAGAAACTTCCAGTTGTATTCGTATTCCAAGATAATGGTTACGGAATTTCTGTTCCTAAATGTGATCAAACAGCTAACGAGTACGTTGCTGATAACTTCACAGGTTTCCTAAACCTTCACATCATTCATTGTGATGGTAAAGATATCTTTGATTCAATGAATGCTATGGCAACAGCTAGAGAGATTGCGGCAACTCAACAAGAGCCTGTAATCGTTCACGCTCGTTGTGTACGTATTCACTCTCACTCTAACTCTGATAAGCATGAGCTTTATCGTTCAGAAGAAGAAAGAGCAGAAGCGGCAGCACAGGACCCATTGGTAGCGTTTAGAAAAGATCTTGTTAAGAATAAGATCTTCACTGAAGCAGAGCTTGATGAAATGGATGCAGTTGCTAAAGCTGAGCTTCTAGAAGCTCACAAGAAAGCGATGAAAGCTCCAAATCCAACTCCTGAGTCAATCTTTGACTTCGTACTTCCTGAGCCACATAAGCCGGAGAAGTATGTTGATGGGACTCACAACGAGTCTGGTGAAGAGATGAAATTCATCGATGCAATCAATGGACAACTTAAGAAAGAATTCAGACATAACCCAAATACTTTCATTTGGGGACAAGATATGGCCAATAAAGACAAGGGTGGTATCTTTAACGTTTCTAAAGGTATGCAACAAGAATTCGGAAAAGATCGTGTATTTAACGGTCCAATCGCTGAAGACTATATCCTTGGTACGGCAAATGGTTTTTCACGTTTCAATAAAGACATCAGAGTTGTTGTTGAAGGTGCAGAATTCGCTGACTACTTCTGGCCAGCAATGGAGCAATACGTAGAGTGTTCTCACGATTACTGGAGATCAAATGGTGCATTCGCTCCAAATATCCTAATCAGACTTGCTTCTGGTGGATATATTGGTGGAGGTCTTTACCACTCTCAAAACCTTGAAGGTAACCTTGCTGGTATCCCTGGTGTACGTATTGTATGCCCAGCTTTCGCTGACGATGCTGCTGGTCTTCTAAGAACGGCAATGAGAAGTGAAGGGCCAACTCTATACTTAGAGCCAAAATCGCTATACAACGCTAAACAAGCAATGACTGTTGTACCAGAGGATTTTGAGGTACCATTTGGTAAGTGTCGTGTAAGAAGAGAAGGAACTGATCTTTCTATCATTACTTACGGAAATACTGTTCACCACTCACTTGAAGCAGCTGAAAAGCTTGCGGCACAAGGTTATAGTGTAGAGGTTGTTGACCTAAGATCAATTGCTCCTCTGGATGAAGAAGGTGTTCTTGCTTCAATTAAGAAAACAAATAGAGCACTAGTTGTTCACGAAGATAAGGTATTTGGTGGATTCGGTGGTGAAGTAGCTGCCATGATCAATGATAAAGGATTTGAGCTTCTAGATGCTCCAGTTCAACGTGTTGGTTCGACTTTCACTCCTGTTGGTTTCAACAGAATCCTTGAAAAAGCTGTTCTTCCTAACACTGAGCGTGTTGTAGAAGCTGCTCTTAAAGTTCTTAATTATTAATTACTTTTTAAATTTATAGAGGAAAGGCCTGCACTATGCAGGCCTTTTTTGTAAGAAATACATACCTTCTATTTCAATAATGAAATTTCACCATCTCATTCTGGGATAAAATTCAAAATTCTCCATATCTATTAGAAAAAGCCACATCACAAAATATCAGAACTTTTGACATGGAGATATATATGAAAAAGATTTTTGCTTTAACAATTTATTCATTACTTGTTTCTTGTGGTGGCCAAGGAGGAGCAGAAGTAGCTTCACAAGTTATAAAGGGAACTAAAAAAGACACAACTGAGCAAGTAAGTAATAATTATTCAGAGTCCCTTACTCAAACTTCACCATTCACTTATAATATGAATACAAGTGAATTATTTGTTCGTCGTACAAATGTTGATGACATAACGAATGAAAAATATATCAATATCTCAATTCGTCGCAACGGAAATGAGACAAGACTGAATCACAGAAACTTTGAAAAAGGCCTTCGCCATATAAAGATTTCTGGAATTAAGCTAGTCATCACCCGTGATTCTCGAATTGGTAAACTGTTACAAAATTCTTATGATCTTAAGTCTCTCGAACTTAATGCTCAAGAAGTTGTTGTCGATATGAGTTTAGATTTACCTTCAACAAATGTCGTTATTAATGCAAAAAAGTTAAAATTCAATAATCTAAGTAGCATAATAACAACTCCTAGTTTTGTGACGGATAGTGCTCCTCAGTTTGGTGATGGCCAGCACGGGGCCAGCGCAGGCTCTATTTATTTAAATATCGAAGAGTTTGAATATGAAAAGAGCTATATAAAACCATTTATTTTGATAGGTGGAAGAGGTCAGGCCGCGGGGGTTGGACAAGATGGTGTTGATGGCCTTAAAGTTGATGATCTTGGTAACGGTGTAATTTATCTTGAAAAAGGAATCAATATTCCTCTTATGCGATCATCGCCATCTCAAGCAGGACCTTCTACATTTGGGTCAGTATATAAAAAACAAAGTTCAAGTGGAACTAAGGTTTGGCCAACTAATGGTGGTGATGCGAAAGCAGGTGGAAAACCTGGAGAAGGTGGACGAGGTGGAGATCTTATTTCTACAATTGATATTTCTGAAGAACTTATTAAAAACAGAGGTGGGCAAACTGGAAAGCCTGCTGGTAAATATAGGGGCGGTAGAGCGGGATCACCAAGTCCAGCTTTTCAGCACTTATATGTTCATAATAAACTTAAGAGTAATACGAGAAAAGATTTTGTAGCAGGGAGGGATGTAAAGTCACCTGTGGCCATCAATGAAGTAGGGGAAACTGGTGAAATCCTATCAATGGAATATAAGACATGGCTTTCTGGAGAATTTTTAGAACAATCTCTTAAATATGGAAATGACCTTTTTATTGGAAATCATTTCAAAAAAGCCTATTCTCATTTTTCTAACCTTGAAGAACTCTGTCAAAATTCATCTGTTCTAGATTCTCTCGCTAATTTAAAATGCCTTAAAGTTAGAACTCAATTTCAAAAATTAAGCTCAAACCTTAATTTTTTTGGTGAAACAATAAATCAGCTGCCACTTTTTTCTTTAGAAACAAACTCGAAACTGTATCGTAAAGATATCGAAAGTTCACTTAAACTAATCTTTCTTTCAAAGATGAATTCTCTGAATAAATTTTCTCTTGAAGACAAATTAAATCTAATGGGTGTGACTCAAGATGAGTTATATACAAAGGCTTCAAATGATAATTTTACATTAACGCTACTTAATCGTGAT contains:
- a CDS encoding thiamine pyrophosphate-dependent enzyme, whose protein sequence is MATVLKPKKKYTWKNTDKATLKQWYELLSLGRMLDDRAPNYLKQAIGWSYHAPYAGHDGIQLAIGQTFELGKDHLFPYYRDMLTAFSAGLSAEEILLNGISKATDLASGGRHMSNHFAKPEWNIHNVSSCTGNHTLHAVGTARAFNRYKHDGVVYSSQGESSVSEGYCYEAINGASREKLPVVFVFQDNGYGISVPKCDQTANEYVADNFTGFLNLHIIHCDGKDIFDSMNAMATAREIAATQQEPVIVHARCVRIHSHSNSDKHELYRSEEERAEAAAQDPLVAFRKDLVKNKIFTEAELDEMDAVAKAELLEAHKKAMKAPNPTPESIFDFVLPEPHKPEKYVDGTHNESGEEMKFIDAINGQLKKEFRHNPNTFIWGQDMANKDKGGIFNVSKGMQQEFGKDRVFNGPIAEDYILGTANGFSRFNKDIRVVVEGAEFADYFWPAMEQYVECSHDYWRSNGAFAPNILIRLASGGYIGGGLYHSQNLEGNLAGIPGVRIVCPAFADDAAGLLRTAMRSEGPTLYLEPKSLYNAKQAMTVVPEDFEVPFGKCRVRREGTDLSIITYGNTVHHSLEAAEKLAAQGYSVEVVDLRSIAPLDEEGVLASIKKTNRALVVHEDKVFGGFGGEVAAMINDKGFELLDAPVQRVGSTFTPVGFNRILEKAVLPNTERVVEAALKVLNY